The window CGAAGATTTTAGCCGCATACTCAACAAAACGGAATGATGAAGAGAGACTTATAAGCTTCAGTAGAATAAAATTGCTTTCTTGAAGACCATGGCTGATAATTAGGACATGGGTTTGGTTCAATTCCCTGATGGACTTACAGTTCTGCAGAAGTTGGAGCATTTTCTGCTCCATTTCTTATTTGGTTGTGGTTTGAAGCCTTGAACGCATTCGGTTATTCCCGTTTATTCCGTGGAACCAGAGGGGCAATTTCGTCAATCCGAAGGTCATGGTCATGGACTCGGACTCATGCGTTCATGAAAGTTAATACTCCCGAGTCCCCAAGTAAGTGCTAATGTTTTCCCAGAAGAAATTTCCCAATGAAGTACTGAGATGAAGATGATAAGGGAATCCGAAGATCCACATCGAAACAAGTATTGGCCTCTATCAGTAAtccaaaaccaacaaaaacGTAATCACTTGAACCCTCAAACCTCATCCCTTTCAAATCCACCACTCCTTGAACAAGCCCTTCAAGTCCCCTTCACCAAAGGAGACCCCAATCCCTCTCATTGGTCTCACCTGATAAGAAAGTATCTCTCTCAAGGAGCACCAAGAGAAGCTCTTCTCATTTACCCCCAAATTAGGCGTAAAGGAATCCATCACCATACTATTATTCCTGTGCTGCTCAAGGCTTGTgcttttctctccttcctccacCATGGGAGGGGTTTGCATGCCGAGTGTGTCAAACTTGGGGTCGACCATGATGTGATTATAGGAACCTCATTGGTTAGCATGTACTCTAAGTGTGAAGATGTAATTACTTCTCGTAGgatgtttgatgaaatgccggAGAGAAATGTTGTCACATGGAACGCCATGATATGTGGGTATTCAAGGGATGGAGACATGGGTTCTGCCCTAAATCTATTTCGACAGATGCACGAGAAGACGCCAGTGACATGGGCGGAGATGATTGATGGGTTGGCAAGAAATGGCAATATTGTGAGCGCTAGAAGACTGTTTGATCAGGCTCCTCTTGAGATGATGAATGTGGTGATATGGACCGTTATGGTTGATGGGTATGTGAGCAACGGACAGATGGAGGCAGCAAGGCAGCTTTTCGAAGAGATGCCTCAACGAAATTTCTTTGCTTGGTCATCAATGATTGCTGGATATTGCAAGAAAGGTGATGTGAAGGAGGCTAAGGCCATGTTTGACCGTATTCCAGTTCGGAATTTGGTGAACTGGAATTCATTGATTGCTGGCTATGCACAGAATGGATTTGGCAAGGAAGCTCTAGAAGCATTTGTGAAAATGCAGGCTGAGGGGTTTGAGCCGGACGAAGTTACAGTCACAAGCGCATTATCCGCCTGTGCAACTATGGGTTCTTTGGATTCTGGTAAAGAAATCCATAATCTAATAAATCACAAAGGCATCAAGCTTAATCAGTTTGTTCTGAATGGTTTAGTAGACATGTATGCAAAATGTGGAGATTTGGGCAATGCGAAACGGATCTTTGAAGCAATGCCCCAAAAGAATGATGTTTGTTGGAATGCAATGATATCAGGCCTTGCTGTTCACGGACGGAGTGAAGATGCACTTGAGCTTTTTGGCCAAATGGAGGAGTCAAGTGAGAAGCTCAATGAGGTCACATTTCTAGTTGTTCTCTCAGCTTGTGCACATGGAGGTTTTGTTAATGAAGGGCTAGAAATCTTCTCCAAATTAAAGGAACAAAATGGTCTAGTTGTGGGCATTGAGCATTATGGGTGCATGGTGGACCTTTTGGGACGAGCCGGGAGATTAAATGAAGCTTATGATTTGATCAAGAAGATGCCAATGAAACCAAATGATGTAGTCTGGGGGGCTCTACTTGGAGCTTGCAGGATCCATTTGGATACAAGGATGGTGGAGAGAGTAGATGAGGAAGTTGGGATGCTGGAGCCTGACAATGCTTCTAGTGATGATGCACGTTTTGTGCTGTTAGCAAATATTTATGCAGCTTCAGATCGATGGGAGAAAGCTGAAAGCACCAGGATGATGATGGGCAATAGAAGGGCCCAGAAGACACCTGGGTGCAGTTCAGTCATGCTTGGAAATATTGAGCACCAGTTTCATGCAGGAGCTCAAGCAGATCCACGGACCCATCAGCTGTATGGTGGATCACAACTTATGTACAGGACAGAATCCCAATGGTAGATTTGTTATACTTCAGAGTGACCTATGGAAGGAATAAACTTGTTTAAGATTAATCATAAGTTATAACCAAGGTAGGAAGGCTATAATTGCTGTTTTATATGTAGTTCTGAAACTATTCCATGGGGTATAAAATGCTTCCTCTGTAGAGAGCTTTTCCTGAAAAGGCTGATCCGGATACAATATCAGAAAGGTATTCTTCTGCAATTGAAATCAATCTTGCATTCTTGCTATACATACACTGATTCCTATTTTTCACCGTTCAAAAAACTAGTATGTTTATGCTTTCTCAATTCAAAGGAATTGTCCAATGTCTAATTATGCAGTGTTAGACGACACGAAAGGAGTCCGCAATCCGTTTCAAGTCCTGATAATGCCTCTTCCATTGAAGACCTACAAGAATCattgatgaaaaaaaatattttagttCTTAATTATAACTGCTGGTCATCATTTCAATGTCGATTGTTTTGTGGTGTAAGGATGAACATTTTTACCACTTGCAGTTACATTGAACAGGTAGAGCCGATTGCCAGCTGCAGTAGCGGTGATCAGAGCGTGCGGTGGCTCCAACTCGTATTGGTAGTATGTCCTCCCAGAGTGTTGTTCTACTCCCATGTTTAAAACCTTCCCCTCCACATTCTCCCCGATCACTTCTGGTCCAAATGCATTTATCACTTTATCGGGTGGTCCAATTTTTTCAATTGTTGCATCTCCACCAAGATCTGTATATCACGACATGATAAACGGCAACCCTCGTATCAACCATTGAGTTCTAAAGAGTGAAGTCGTAAAGGAGACTTGCATGACAAGCTGAACCTAAGCCTTGAGTGAATCAGGACTCGGAGTGAGCTTCTAGGAACTTGAATTATTAGAAACCATGCAAGTGCCCTACTTATTGAAAACAGAATTGAAACAAGAAAGAGACAAAAGTCACCGTCCGCGAATCTGAGAACAGGAGCAACGATGACAAACAAACGCCCTTCCTTGGAGCTTCCAAATCTCAAATCAATTTCTGTCCCACCAAGATCTGCTATTGAAACTGGAACCTGCACAGTGGAATAACCTCTCAAGAGAAATCAAGCATCTGATATTCAGTGAAAgttgaaaaatagatctctttGGTCCTGGTTAGGAAATGTTCCAGGTCTGAAATGAAACATCTGGTCTGGCGCATTTGTTTGGTTCGAATATGAGAGGCAGAGATTAACCGTTTAAGCAAAAGTTGCAAAGTCTGATTGGACGGTTGAAGATTATGATTTGATCCAACAAATTTCTACTACATAGGAACAAGCCTGAAAAAATAACTCTCCAATGGAAAATTAGAATGGAGATATCCATCAGATAGTGTAGTATTGATTTTCAGTCGTATGGATCAACAGTTCAAAGtgtttcttttccctcttctccacCCTTTTACATATTCTATAGAACAAGCATTAAAGTACACAGGTAGGAGGATTTATAGGGGAAGTTGGTTGGAAGATACTGTGAATTTTCTCtctcaaaacaagaagaacctAAACAGGTTGTGCTACTTCCAAAGATAGATTGATTATCCCAAATTCAGTTACAGTTTCTAATGCACTGAACAAAAATATTACCTCTTCCCAATCTTGAGGAACTGAAAATGTGTATGGGATAATTGGACTCCATCCAACACCATGCCCTCCAGACTTCTCATCTGGTCTGCGGTATGTCCTCCAACCTGTCTGAGCAAAAACAGGAATTCCAGTAAATATTCATGGAACAACAGATTGATTTGAGAACGAACACAATGAAGAATCaacttgtctcttttttttttcttttcaagtgTGTTTGCACATTTTTTGACAAAGGGCAATGATCTTGTATCTATATCTTTGGAAGTAACATGATgggaaaaatctgttttttttattggttctgcACTTATTCCTACTTGATAAAATAGAGCTCaaatttagaaaattcaaaaaatcagaGTCTATCAATTTGCCATCAAATTCAGAGATATGGATATTGTGGCACAAATGGTTGgtatgaaattaaaaaaaaaggagaaatataTTTGCTATCAAATCCAGCGATATACTATATTCCTGTAAAAGATCCACCACTTTGtatggtcattttttttttggggtttaatcTCTCTCAATTGTTtcatcatatataaaagtaggGGAAAAGTAGATAACAAGATTCATAAGACTAATGAGACCAGAAGAAATGATGGTAATACTACAGTGAAAAGCATGTGTGACTTTGAAAACCAACCTTTATCATCTGGTTCAGATAAACCAGGGATCCTCCCTGCTAGAAGGCCTTGTTTCACTACACCTAACCCATCTCCAGGAAAACTCAAAACTGCAGCAGAAACCAAAGAAACACCAGAAACCATAGCTGATCGTCTAGTGAAAAATGAAGACAGTTCGTCTGTATCTTCATCAACAAAGCAATTGCCTTTCGAATCTCCAGTAGCTTTTGGACTTGAAATCTTCTTCCCTGGAGAAGACTGAACACCTGTGTGGAGAAGCCGAAAAATCTGTTCAGAATGTAGAATCTGAGGAGACTTGTAATCTCTCAACGGAAACCAACACCTGGTGAAGAAGATTGTGCCCATTATTTCTAGTATACAAGAAAGAAGTAAAGCAGGACCCTGTAGTGTTCACAGTGAATTCAGGAGCAGGGCAGAGATTGGGAAATCTGATTTTTGTTCAGTTTTGGGGGAGGTTTAAGATTTGCAGCTTGCGTCGAAGAGTTCTGATTCGTCAACTTTGGACTTTGAAGAAGGGTATAGGAATTAATGTTCCTGCAGAGAAAAATTTATATTTCTGTGGCCattctaacccaaaaaaaaaaaaaaaaaattctgtggCCGTGGTGCTTGAAGCTTCACATCTGAGATGATAGTCCAATAATATCGGGGAACTCCCCAGTCCATAAACTTTGGGCTACGAAATCTCCAGCTGACACGTATGGTGAATGTATATTCAAAGCCAGATGAGCTTCAAATGTGcgctctcccccctcccctagaCCTTTATTTGTTTGGAGTTTGTCCAGTACAGATCTGTCTGGGCAGGGTTTTAGAAGAGTTGGGTTGCACGTGAACGTAGGAGAACAGCTCATAGCCGATCAGATGGAATCTATGAATCCACTCTGGGGGACTAACCGCTTCCTTTAAATCGGTATGTTCAAGTAGGCATTGACCGCTTTCATCgatttaaaggaatacattGGTCAAATTGTACTCTGGTCGCACTTCTTCACTTCATCCTGCCCACCTTAATTCCTTGTAAAACATCATCCATgtcaccttttttatttatggttgatcacaaatatttaaaatagtCACTTTACAGTATTTCTCTTTCCTCAAGTTTCATCATATCATTATTCATCATAGAGTGACTAAAGTTATACATCATATACTCTATCTTTGATTTGCTACTCTTAAAACTTCTTGTTTCAAGGGTTGAAAatctccacatctctaacttagcATTGATCTCTGCTAACGATATCATCggtgaagagcatacaccacggaacctcgtcttgaatgttcttggttaattcatccatgatgagCGCAAACAAATACGGGATTAGAATCGATCCCTagtgtaacccaatcgtaattggggaTTCCTTGCTCGGACCTGCCACAAATCTTACACTCATCATGCCtttatacatatatttaattacatcaatatatttacttgacaccccttTCTTAAAGGAATATGCCGGATTAAGTCTTTAGgaactctgtcataggcttttttcAGATAAGAAACCTTTCTCAAAAATAATAACTGACTGAAAGTACAAGAGAATATGTCAATACATGATAGATATATATTTAAATGtaagtttgaaatttgacatgctAATCTAAACGACTTTCAGATATCCAAATGATTAGGTTTGCCATAATTTGTCAGGCCAAAAatgaatccggatcagctacccacatggggacgagtggggacagatctgatccCTACAtggacatgggtcccacaccatataGAGGCAGGTCCTACACCTCAATgaagggttcagatctgtcaccacccgtccccatgtgggtagcataCTTGAACTCACCAAAAATGGTGTGAAATTCAATCTAGAGATATCCTTAGTTGAGTTTTTCCTTTACATATAAGATAAAAAAGATTCATTAAAGAAATTTTGTAGTTGGTGTACAAAAATTAATAGGAGAATGTCGTCGTTTTACCATGTGGaagatgatgatgtggcaattctaaCTATTAAATATCTAAGAGATGACAAATGATATgagatgtcaaatttcagcctcaaatAGAATCATTTATCCTCCCACTTTTGTCCATGCACCCCTCGTAGTCCCGTGCACTCTCTTGGTAGTCCTTGATTTTTCCCCAGAAACTCTTACCTGGGGATATAAGCATCACACTTGACATGTCTGAATAGCTAAGACCATCACTCAATAAAACTCCATTAGATTAAGGTAACCTTCAAAATACTTTGCAAGTTAATTATGCCAACGTCCGTACCCTAATCTTATACTGAACACCACTCACCGAAAAAGTGACTTGTTCTCTACtacaagaaaatagataaaaaagaaaacccgtCAGTGTTAATAAAACCACCTTCTATGGACAATCAAACATACATACCATCGATGGTAAAACTGAGTCTAACATGgcaaaaatgtaaaatacaGTGCTTTTAAACACCCTGATTTCTTACTCATTCCCAATAGATAATTTATTACACTGACGACATTTGAGAAGAGAACAGACGTGGTGTGCACTGCTATACTGTGCAATAATATTCCCACACGAATCTTCTGAAAACACAAGCTGCTCCTTCCATCAGAAGCTCTAGATACAGTTGGGTTCACTGCAGGGTTTTAGTGTCAACTGTCAAGTAAACCAATAACTTTGTTAGATCTTTACTCATCGAACAAAGAGGGCAAGGCTACTAAGATCATATTTATCGGTTAAACGACGAGGAAGATTGGATTTCAGGTTTAAGTCTTCTTAAGATTTGCTGTCACTATCGAAGAAGCAACTAAACAAGGTCCCTTCCTTTGTATTAACTTTCTATTGTTCAGGACTGTAGTTCATAGAAACAGGCTGACCTGACCAATAAAACCAGTTTACATGACCTGAACAAAATGGCAGATCAACCCACCAACTAAAACACTGCATGGAGAGCCAGATCAACCTAGACAACCTAATTGGTTTTTCACATCAGACTTGAAAAGTGCTTATTCATCAGCACAATCAAATTAAAGGCCATTAGATGAAAAGCTAGACCCAGAATCTAACTGCTCCTTTAAAGTTTCAAACCCTGAACCATTTTGTTTCGTCACTAGGAAGACAGAAAAAGACGGAGAAAATGAGTGACACTGGAACAAATAACATGGTAAAGATCATATGGCACGGCTTAAGTTGCTGGTGTGGTCATGTGCACTATGGGCTTTGGCTAATCTGAACTTGACCTGACTTCACCTGCAGATGTTGCATAGCAAGAGACAACCAGGTCAGGCCAGGGAATTCAATTATAGACATTAAGAAAATTGAAGAGTAGAGACGTAAGCTAAAGATACTGAAGATATAGTGCAACAACTGAAACATGTTAATAAATGTAATCTCGTATAACtgaaacctaaaccaaacctCCTGCAGGGTCCATCAAATGGAAATTGAATAAGAACCAGACACTGCTTGGTCCCCACCAAACCAATCAATTAGGTGAAGAGCGGGGGGACACCAATTTATATGCCTACTTATTCAGTGACTTTTACAAGCCCAAAGACAGTAAATAGTACTGCAGACAATTATACACTTGGTGAGGATGGATAATAAAAGACTTCATGAATATTCAAGCACCATTGAAGGAATCAGCCTTGTTTGAGGTTTATAGACTCTATACATACCATGTCTATCTGAGATAGAAGCAGGAAAACATAGAAacaaaatattaaacaaaaatcaaagcaaTGGGaacattgggggggggggggattcgtTGGGGTATTTAAAGCCAGGGAAACTGGAAAACCAGAAGAAAGATCTAGGGAAAATGTCTAGGTTTATAGACTCTAGACATACCATGTCTATCTGAGATAGAAGTAGGAAAACATAGAacaaaatattaaacaaaacTTAAAGCATTGGgaacatggggggggggggggggagggattcgTTGGGGTATCTAATGCCAGGGAAACTGGAAAACCAGAAGAAAGATCTAGGAAAAATGCTTTCCTAATCACAGCCGATGAAATTTGCAAAACCTAATTTGAAGCCTGCAAAGTACGCcacagagagaagagagagccgGGACAATAGGTTGGAAGACTACAATTTTGAATTCTCTCAatttcaactcaactcagctttatcccaactaaatagggtcagctatatggatcctttttctcaaatcagctctattcaaagccatacttgttactagtcctaagctattTATGTCTTTCTtaacttctcctagagtcatttttgGCCTATCCCTGGACAAGGTTACCAACTGCTATTCTGGGAGAGCTAAGAACTCATAAAATCTTATTCACTTTCTTTACAGAATCTATTTTGTAAGTGattaagaaaaataacaaaggTCTTTGAATAATATTTCTCATGCCAAAGTCAAACCAATTAATTTTTGGGACCAACCAGCCACCTCAGGTTTTCCTATAGTAAGTAAAAAAAACTGAGGCATGGTGGTTGCATTACATAAAAATGGAGTAATTAAGGATTATAATCAGTTACAAGTCTATATAAGGAAATGGAGTTGATGGTCCCCTATTATATGTAAATTTGtcaaaatatttacttaatgAATGTTTTAACTTAGTTTTGATACACATTAACAAAGAAAACCTTTCCTTGGTGTCACATTTGAGTTCATTCCCACAGCAATAATCTGGGGAATTGAAGGGCATTTAAGAACAGCTCTCTTGGCTCTGGTTATACTGCTTGTAAACTATAATTCTAGCGGGACTCTGGGAGTAGGATAGTGTCATCAGGATTGAAAGAAGTAATTATTGAGACATTATAGCCAATCCAACCTGTGAAAGCAACTGGATGAGCAGACACTTGACACCATTGTCAACAAAGACATCAATAAGGTCAATTAATGATCTGATTAGAAGCCATAATAATGGCAAAAACATCTAACTGCAAGTAATTAACAATTTTGCAAGCTTATGTTCCAACAATGCACTCTACAAGCATGGCATTTGCTCAGTTGACATTTTTCCACCTGTCTACTGAGTTCAAATGAGCTAAAACTGTTATCGTCAAAAAGATTGCAACTGATAATGGTAAGATGATCTGATTCGGTTTATTTTTGGCCCTAAACTCAGAAATGATTTCGCAAACTTCCACTAAGAGAAGCAcaggaccttttttttttcgtgtGAAACAGCAAAAAACACTTTCATAAACAATGTTTAtctatgcctttttttttttggggagagggGTTGTTGTGAAGACaaataaacaagaaaacaatTTTCTAGAAACAAGAATTTTTATAAGTTTTCACTGACATTTTATTGTCGTTGACTCCAGTCTTAGTTGTCGATAGAGGGCAACATCTTAGAAAATATTTTGGGCCTACTACTCTAAGGCCTTCCCTTATTATACTGCCCCATGTGTTTAAGTCAATATCACTAAATTTTTACCCAAGCCTGATATTGTTTGTGTTTTGTGTTGGTATACATTGTTGTTTCCCCTACTTTACAGCTAGAGATTTTAGGATAAGTAGTTGAAACATGGTATCGAGCCAGGAGATCAGGTGTCAGATCCCTGGTAAGTGCGAGGGGTTTGTGTTGTGTTGTTGTGCCCCTACGCTTTTTACCCCTTGGTGCCATGTGATGGCGCCACcaccatggaactaaatctcgcaagatctcggtttttcccaggcTCGAGACGAGATcccatcaaaaacaaaaaagtgcaatatctcgagcgagatctcgacccaaactcctttatatgagtgccagatctcggtgggaaatcttggtatatagacacctatctatgcaaaccttggtatacaaacacttatttatgccagaaaccaggacaaacacttaatttggtgtgcgcaaatgctgtcaaaatcactttgaatgaaaatatttttttggacatcaaaacaaatgaatattttactgcacttttggtttttcgaaatgttttaccatattaagatttatggaatttttagatttgagaaaaaccctagaattagaaagttgaaattgcatctaccgccgaaaatccagtttttgttcttgaactggggggttgactttttgtccttttggaatttgatt is drawn from Telopea speciosissima isolate NSW1024214 ecotype Mountain lineage chromosome 1, Tspe_v1, whole genome shotgun sequence and contains these coding sequences:
- the LOC122671999 gene encoding pentatricopeptide repeat-containing protein At3g21470, whose protein sequence is MYSKCEDVITSRRMFDEMPERNVVTWNAMICGYSRDGDMGSALNLFRQMHEKTPVTWAEMIDGLARNGNIVSARRLFDQAPLEMMNVVIWTVMVDGYVSNGQMEAARQLFEEMPQRNFFAWSSMIAGYCKKGDVKEAKAMFDRIPVRNLVNWNSLIAGYAQNGFGKEALEAFVKMQAEGFEPDEVTVTSALSACATMGSLDSGKEIHNLINHKGIKLNQFVLNGLVDMYAKCGDLGNAKRIFEAMPQKNDVCWNAMISGLAVHGRSEDALELFGQMEESSEKLNEVTFLVVLSACAHGGFVNEGLEIFSKLKEQNGLVVGIEHYGCMVDLLGRAGRLNEAYDLIKKMPMKPNDVVWGALLGACRIHLDTRMVERVDEEVGMLEPDNASSDDARFVLLANIYAASDRWEKAESTRMMMGNRRAQKTPGCSSVMLGNIEHQFHAGAQADPRTHQLYGGVTYGRNKLV
- the LOC122672015 gene encoding psbP domain-containing protein 4, chloroplastic, which encodes MGTIFFTRCWFPLRDYKSPQILHSEQIFRLLHTGVQSSPGKKISSPKATGDSKGNCFVDEDTDELSSFFTRRSAMVSGVSLVSAAVLSFPGDGLGVVKQGLLAGRIPGLSEPDDKGWRTYRRPDEKSGGHGVGWSPIIPYTFSVPQDWEEVPVSIADLGGTEIDLRFGSSKEGRLFVIVAPVLRFADDLGGDATIEKIGPPDKVINAFGPEVIGENVEGKVLNMGVEQHSGRTYYQYELEPPHALITATAAGNRLYLFNVTASGLQWKRHYQDLKRIADSFRVV